From a region of the Balaenoptera ricei isolate mBalRic1 chromosome 11, mBalRic1.hap2, whole genome shotgun sequence genome:
- the DDR1 gene encoding epithelial discoidin domain-containing receptor 1 isoform X1, which produces MGPGALSFLLLLLLLVATGDADMKGHFDPAKCRYALGMQDRTIPDGDISASSSWSDSTAARHSRLESSDGDGAWCPAGPVFPKEEEYLQVDLRRLHLVALVGTQGRHAGGLGKEFSPSYRLRYSRDGHRWMDWRDRWGQEVILGNEDPGGVVLKDLGPPMVARLVRFYPRADRVMSVCLRVELYGCLWKDGLLSYMAPVGQTMYLSEAVHLNDSTYDGHTTHTVGGLQYGGLGQLADGVVGLDDFRKSQELRVWPGYDYVGWSNHSFPSGYVEMEFEFDRLRTFHAMQVHCNNMHTLGARLPGGVECRFKRGPAMAWEGEPVRHALGGSLGDPRARTVSVPLGGRVGRFLQCRFLFAGPWLLFSEISFTSDVVNDSSLALGGTFAPAPWWPPGPPPTNFSSLELEPRGQQPVAKAEGSPTAILIGCLVAIILLLLLIIALMLWRLHWRKLLSKAERRVLEEELTVHLSVPGDTILINNRPGPREPPPYQEPRPRGNPPHSAPSVPNGSALLLSNPAYRLLLATYARPPRGPGPPTPAWAKPTNTQACSGDYMEPEKPGAPLLPPPPQNSVPHYAEADIVTLQGVTGGNTYAVPALPPGAAGDGPPRVDFPRSRLRFKEKLGEGQFGEVHLCEVENPQDLVSLDFPLSVCKEHPLLVAVKILRPDATKNARNDFLKEVKIMSRLKDPNIIRLLGVCVQDDPLCMITDYMENGDLNQFLSAHQLEDKAMEEDRDGEAAQGPTISYPMLLHVAAQIASGMRYLATLNFVHRDLATRNCLVGENFTIKIADFGMSRNLYAGDYYRVQGRAVLPIRWMAWECILMGKFTTASDVWAFGVTLWEVLMLCRAQPFGQLTDEQVIENAGEFFRDQGRQVYLSRPPACPLGLYELMLRCWSREPEQRPPFSQLHRFLAEDALNTV; this is translated from the exons ATGGGGCCAGGGGCCCTCTCAtttctactgctgctgctgctcttgGTGGCAACAGGAGATGCTGACATGAAGGGACATTTTGACCCTG CCAAGTGCCGCTATGCCCTGGGCATGCAGGACCGGACCATCCCGGATGGTGACATCTCTGCTTCCAGCTCCTGGTCAGACTCCACTGCTGCTCGCCACAGCAG gctggaaaGCAGCGATGGAGATGGGGCATGGTGCCCTGCGGGGCCGGTGTTTCCCAAGGAGGAGGAGTACCTGCAGGTGGACCTGCGGCGGCTGCACCTGGTGGCGCTGGTGGGCACCCAGGGGCGGcacgcagggggcctgggcaaGGAGTTCTCCCCCAGCTACCGGCTGCGCTACTCCCGGGATGGCCACCGCTGGATGGACTGGAGAGACCGCTGGGGCCAGGAG GTGATCTTAGGTAATGAGGATCCTGGGGGAGTGGTGCTGAAGGACCTTGGGCCCCCCATGGTGGCCCGACTGGTTCGCTTCTATCCCCGGGCGGACCGAGTCATGAGCGTCTGTCTACGGGTGGAGCTCTATGGCTGCCTCTGGAAGG atgGACTCCTGTCTTACATGGCCCCTGTGGGGCAGACGATGTACTTATCTGAGGCCGTGCACCTCAACGACTCCACCTACGAtggacacaccacacacaccgtTGGCGG GCTGCAGTACGGAGGTCTGGGCCAGCTGGCAGATGGCGTGGTGGGGCTGGATGACTTTAGGAAGAGCCAGGAGCTGCGGGTCTGGCCAGGCTATGACTATGTGGGATGGAGCAATCACAGCTTTCCCAGCGGCTATGTGGAGATGGAGTTTGAGTTTGACCGGCTGAGGACCTTCCATGCCATGCAG gtCCACTGTAACAACATGCACACGCTGGGAGCCCGCCTGCCTGGCGGGGTGGAGTGTCGCTTCAAGAGGGGCCCTGCCATGGCCTGGGAGGGGGAGCCCGTGCGCCATGCCTTGGGGGGCAGCCTGGGGGACCCCAGAGCCCGGACTGTGTCAGTGCCCCTGGGTGGCCGAGTGGGCCGCTTTCTGCAGTGTCGCTTCCTCTTTGCTGGGCCGTGGTTACTCTTCAGCGAAATCTCCTTCACCTCTG atGTCGTGAATGACTCCTCCCTGGCTTTGGGGGGCACCTTTGCACCAGCCCCCTGGTGGCCACCCGGCCCACCTCCCACCAACTTCAGCAGCTTGG AGCTGGAGCCCAGGGGCCAGCAGCCCGTGGCCAAGGCCGAGGGGAGCCCGACTGCCATCCTCATTGGCTGCCTGGTGGCCAtcatcctgctgctgctgctcatCATCGCCCTCATGCTGTGGCGGCTGCACTGGCGCAAGCTCCTCAGCAAG GCCGAGCGTCGGGTGTTAGAAGAGGAGCTGACGGTTCACCTCTCTGTCCCTGGGGATACCATCCTCATCAACAACCGCCCCGGCCCTCGAGAACCACCCCCTTACCAGGAGCCCCGGCCTCGTGGGAATCCGCCCCACTCTGCTCCCAGTGTCCCCAACGGCTCTG CGTTGCTGCTCTCCAATCCAGCCTACCGTCTCCTTCTGGCCACTTACGCCCGCCCCCCTCGAGGCCCGGGCCCCCCCACACCCGCCTGGGCCAAACCCACCAACACCCAGG CCTGCAGTGGGGACTATATGGAGCCTGAGAAGCCGGGTGCCCCgctcctgcccccacctccccagaaCAGCGTCCCCCATTATGCCGAGGCTGACATTGTCACCCTGCAGGGTGTCACTGGAGGCAATACCTATGCTGTGCCTGCACTGCCCCCAGGGGCAGCTGGGGATGGGCCCCCCAGAGTGGATTTCCCTCGGTCGAGGCTCCGCTTCAAGGAGAAGCTTGGCGAGGGCCAGTTTGGGGAG GTGCACCTGTGTGAGGTAGAGAACCCTCAAGATCTGGTCAGTCTTGATTTCCCCCTTAGTGTGTGCAAGGAACACCCTTTACTGGTAGCTGTCAAGATCCTGCGGCCAGATGCCACCAAGAATGCCAG GAATGATTTCCTGAAGGAGGTGAAGATCATGTCGAGGCTAAAGGACCCAAACATCATCCGGCTCCTGGGCGTGTGTGTGCAGGACGACCCCCTCTGCATGATAACTGATTACATGGAGAATGGCGACCTCAACCAGTTCCTCAGTGCCCACCAGCTAGAGGACAAGGCGATGGAGGAGGACAGAGATGGGGAGGCGGCCCAGGGGCCCACCATCAG CTACCCGATGCTGCTGCATGTGGCGGCCCAGATTGCCTCGGGCATGCGCTATCTGGCCACACTCAACTTTGTGCATCGGGACTTGGCCACAAGGAACTGCCTGGTTGGGGAAAATTTCACCATCAAAATCGCTGACTTTGGCATGAGCCGGAACCTCTACGCCGGGGACTATTACCGTGTGCAGGGCCGGGCGGTGCTGCCCATCCGGTGGATGGCCTGGGAGTGCATCCTCATG GGGAAGTTCACGACTGCCAGTGACGTGTGGGCCTTTGGGGTGACCCTGTGGGAGGTGCTGATGCTCTGCAGGGCCCAGCCCTTTGGGCAGCTCACCGATGAGCAAGTCATCGAGAACGCGGGGGAgttcttccgggaccagggccgGCAG GTGTACCTGTCCCGGCCCCCGGCCTGCCCGCTGGGCCTGTATGAGCTGATGCTTCGGTGTTGGAGCCGGGAGCCTGAGCAGCGACCACCCTTTTCCCAACTGCATCGGTTCCTGGCAGAAGATGCGCTCAACACAGTGTGA
- the DDR1 gene encoding epithelial discoidin domain-containing receptor 1 isoform X2, which translates to MGPGALSFLLLLLLLVATGDADMKGHFDPAKCRYALGMQDRTIPDGDISASSSWSDSTAARHSRLESSDGDGAWCPAGPVFPKEEEYLQVDLRRLHLVALVGTQGRHAGGLGKEFSPSYRLRYSRDGHRWMDWRDRWGQEVILGNEDPGGVVLKDLGPPMVARLVRFYPRADRVMSVCLRVELYGCLWKDGLLSYMAPVGQTMYLSEAVHLNDSTYDGHTTHTVGGLQYGGLGQLADGVVGLDDFRKSQELRVWPGYDYVGWSNHSFPSGYVEMEFEFDRLRTFHAMQVHCNNMHTLGARLPGGVECRFKRGPAMAWEGEPVRHALGGSLGDPRARTVSVPLGGRVGRFLQCRFLFAGPWLLFSEISFTSDVVNDSSLALGGTFAPAPWWPPGPPPTNFSSLELEPRGQQPVAKAEGSPTAILIGCLVAIILLLLLIIALMLWRLHWRKLLSKAERRVLEEELTVHLSVPGDTILINNRPGPREPPPYQEPRPRGNPPHSAPSVPNGSACSGDYMEPEKPGAPLLPPPPQNSVPHYAEADIVTLQGVTGGNTYAVPALPPGAAGDGPPRVDFPRSRLRFKEKLGEGQFGEVHLCEVENPQDLVSLDFPLSVCKEHPLLVAVKILRPDATKNARNDFLKEVKIMSRLKDPNIIRLLGVCVQDDPLCMITDYMENGDLNQFLSAHQLEDKAMEEDRDGEAAQGPTISYPMLLHVAAQIASGMRYLATLNFVHRDLATRNCLVGENFTIKIADFGMSRNLYAGDYYRVQGRAVLPIRWMAWECILMGKFTTASDVWAFGVTLWEVLMLCRAQPFGQLTDEQVIENAGEFFRDQGRQVYLSRPPACPLGLYELMLRCWSREPEQRPPFSQLHRFLAEDALNTV; encoded by the exons ATGGGGCCAGGGGCCCTCTCAtttctactgctgctgctgctcttgGTGGCAACAGGAGATGCTGACATGAAGGGACATTTTGACCCTG CCAAGTGCCGCTATGCCCTGGGCATGCAGGACCGGACCATCCCGGATGGTGACATCTCTGCTTCCAGCTCCTGGTCAGACTCCACTGCTGCTCGCCACAGCAG gctggaaaGCAGCGATGGAGATGGGGCATGGTGCCCTGCGGGGCCGGTGTTTCCCAAGGAGGAGGAGTACCTGCAGGTGGACCTGCGGCGGCTGCACCTGGTGGCGCTGGTGGGCACCCAGGGGCGGcacgcagggggcctgggcaaGGAGTTCTCCCCCAGCTACCGGCTGCGCTACTCCCGGGATGGCCACCGCTGGATGGACTGGAGAGACCGCTGGGGCCAGGAG GTGATCTTAGGTAATGAGGATCCTGGGGGAGTGGTGCTGAAGGACCTTGGGCCCCCCATGGTGGCCCGACTGGTTCGCTTCTATCCCCGGGCGGACCGAGTCATGAGCGTCTGTCTACGGGTGGAGCTCTATGGCTGCCTCTGGAAGG atgGACTCCTGTCTTACATGGCCCCTGTGGGGCAGACGATGTACTTATCTGAGGCCGTGCACCTCAACGACTCCACCTACGAtggacacaccacacacaccgtTGGCGG GCTGCAGTACGGAGGTCTGGGCCAGCTGGCAGATGGCGTGGTGGGGCTGGATGACTTTAGGAAGAGCCAGGAGCTGCGGGTCTGGCCAGGCTATGACTATGTGGGATGGAGCAATCACAGCTTTCCCAGCGGCTATGTGGAGATGGAGTTTGAGTTTGACCGGCTGAGGACCTTCCATGCCATGCAG gtCCACTGTAACAACATGCACACGCTGGGAGCCCGCCTGCCTGGCGGGGTGGAGTGTCGCTTCAAGAGGGGCCCTGCCATGGCCTGGGAGGGGGAGCCCGTGCGCCATGCCTTGGGGGGCAGCCTGGGGGACCCCAGAGCCCGGACTGTGTCAGTGCCCCTGGGTGGCCGAGTGGGCCGCTTTCTGCAGTGTCGCTTCCTCTTTGCTGGGCCGTGGTTACTCTTCAGCGAAATCTCCTTCACCTCTG atGTCGTGAATGACTCCTCCCTGGCTTTGGGGGGCACCTTTGCACCAGCCCCCTGGTGGCCACCCGGCCCACCTCCCACCAACTTCAGCAGCTTGG AGCTGGAGCCCAGGGGCCAGCAGCCCGTGGCCAAGGCCGAGGGGAGCCCGACTGCCATCCTCATTGGCTGCCTGGTGGCCAtcatcctgctgctgctgctcatCATCGCCCTCATGCTGTGGCGGCTGCACTGGCGCAAGCTCCTCAGCAAG GCCGAGCGTCGGGTGTTAGAAGAGGAGCTGACGGTTCACCTCTCTGTCCCTGGGGATACCATCCTCATCAACAACCGCCCCGGCCCTCGAGAACCACCCCCTTACCAGGAGCCCCGGCCTCGTGGGAATCCGCCCCACTCTGCTCCCAGTGTCCCCAACGGCTCTG CCTGCAGTGGGGACTATATGGAGCCTGAGAAGCCGGGTGCCCCgctcctgcccccacctccccagaaCAGCGTCCCCCATTATGCCGAGGCTGACATTGTCACCCTGCAGGGTGTCACTGGAGGCAATACCTATGCTGTGCCTGCACTGCCCCCAGGGGCAGCTGGGGATGGGCCCCCCAGAGTGGATTTCCCTCGGTCGAGGCTCCGCTTCAAGGAGAAGCTTGGCGAGGGCCAGTTTGGGGAG GTGCACCTGTGTGAGGTAGAGAACCCTCAAGATCTGGTCAGTCTTGATTTCCCCCTTAGTGTGTGCAAGGAACACCCTTTACTGGTAGCTGTCAAGATCCTGCGGCCAGATGCCACCAAGAATGCCAG GAATGATTTCCTGAAGGAGGTGAAGATCATGTCGAGGCTAAAGGACCCAAACATCATCCGGCTCCTGGGCGTGTGTGTGCAGGACGACCCCCTCTGCATGATAACTGATTACATGGAGAATGGCGACCTCAACCAGTTCCTCAGTGCCCACCAGCTAGAGGACAAGGCGATGGAGGAGGACAGAGATGGGGAGGCGGCCCAGGGGCCCACCATCAG CTACCCGATGCTGCTGCATGTGGCGGCCCAGATTGCCTCGGGCATGCGCTATCTGGCCACACTCAACTTTGTGCATCGGGACTTGGCCACAAGGAACTGCCTGGTTGGGGAAAATTTCACCATCAAAATCGCTGACTTTGGCATGAGCCGGAACCTCTACGCCGGGGACTATTACCGTGTGCAGGGCCGGGCGGTGCTGCCCATCCGGTGGATGGCCTGGGAGTGCATCCTCATG GGGAAGTTCACGACTGCCAGTGACGTGTGGGCCTTTGGGGTGACCCTGTGGGAGGTGCTGATGCTCTGCAGGGCCCAGCCCTTTGGGCAGCTCACCGATGAGCAAGTCATCGAGAACGCGGGGGAgttcttccgggaccagggccgGCAG GTGTACCTGTCCCGGCCCCCGGCCTGCCCGCTGGGCCTGTATGAGCTGATGCTTCGGTGTTGGAGCCGGGAGCCTGAGCAGCGACCACCCTTTTCCCAACTGCATCGGTTCCTGGCAGAAGATGCGCTCAACACAGTGTGA
- the DDR1 gene encoding epithelial discoidin domain-containing receptor 1 isoform X3: MVPCGAGVSQGGGVPAGGPAAAAPGGAGGHPGAARRGPGQGVLPQLPAALLPGWPPLDGLERPLGPGDGLLSYMAPVGQTMYLSEAVHLNDSTYDGHTTHTVGGLQYGGLGQLADGVVGLDDFRKSQELRVWPGYDYVGWSNHSFPSGYVEMEFEFDRLRTFHAMQVHCNNMHTLGARLPGGVECRFKRGPAMAWEGEPVRHALGGSLGDPRARTVSVPLGGRVGRFLQCRFLFAGPWLLFSEISFTSDVVNDSSLALGGTFAPAPWWPPGPPPTNFSSLELEPRGQQPVAKAEGSPTAILIGCLVAIILLLLLIIALMLWRLHWRKLLSKAERRVLEEELTVHLSVPGDTILINNRPGPREPPPYQEPRPRGNPPHSAPSVPNGSALLLSNPAYRLLLATYARPPRGPGPPTPAWAKPTNTQACSGDYMEPEKPGAPLLPPPPQNSVPHYAEADIVTLQGVTGGNTYAVPALPPGAAGDGPPRVDFPRSRLRFKEKLGEGQFGEVHLCEVENPQDLVSLDFPLSVCKEHPLLVAVKILRPDATKNARNDFLKEVKIMSRLKDPNIIRLLGVCVQDDPLCMITDYMENGDLNQFLSAHQLEDKAMEEDRDGEAAQGPTISYPMLLHVAAQIASGMRYLATLNFVHRDLATRNCLVGENFTIKIADFGMSRNLYAGDYYRVQGRAVLPIRWMAWECILMGKFTTASDVWAFGVTLWEVLMLCRAQPFGQLTDEQVIENAGEFFRDQGRQVYLSRPPACPLGLYELMLRCWSREPEQRPPFSQLHRFLAEDALNTV; encoded by the exons ATGGTGCCCTGCGGGGCCGGTGTTTCCCAAGGAGGAGGAGTACCTGCAGGTGGACCTGCGGCGGCTGCACCTGGTGGCGCTGGTGGGCACCCAGGGGCGGcacgcagggggcctgggcaaGGAGTTCTCCCCCAGCTACCGGCTGCGCTACTCCCGGGATGGCCACCGCTGGATGGACTGGAGAGACCGCTGGGGCCAGGAG atgGACTCCTGTCTTACATGGCCCCTGTGGGGCAGACGATGTACTTATCTGAGGCCGTGCACCTCAACGACTCCACCTACGAtggacacaccacacacaccgtTGGCGG GCTGCAGTACGGAGGTCTGGGCCAGCTGGCAGATGGCGTGGTGGGGCTGGATGACTTTAGGAAGAGCCAGGAGCTGCGGGTCTGGCCAGGCTATGACTATGTGGGATGGAGCAATCACAGCTTTCCCAGCGGCTATGTGGAGATGGAGTTTGAGTTTGACCGGCTGAGGACCTTCCATGCCATGCAG gtCCACTGTAACAACATGCACACGCTGGGAGCCCGCCTGCCTGGCGGGGTGGAGTGTCGCTTCAAGAGGGGCCCTGCCATGGCCTGGGAGGGGGAGCCCGTGCGCCATGCCTTGGGGGGCAGCCTGGGGGACCCCAGAGCCCGGACTGTGTCAGTGCCCCTGGGTGGCCGAGTGGGCCGCTTTCTGCAGTGTCGCTTCCTCTTTGCTGGGCCGTGGTTACTCTTCAGCGAAATCTCCTTCACCTCTG atGTCGTGAATGACTCCTCCCTGGCTTTGGGGGGCACCTTTGCACCAGCCCCCTGGTGGCCACCCGGCCCACCTCCCACCAACTTCAGCAGCTTGG AGCTGGAGCCCAGGGGCCAGCAGCCCGTGGCCAAGGCCGAGGGGAGCCCGACTGCCATCCTCATTGGCTGCCTGGTGGCCAtcatcctgctgctgctgctcatCATCGCCCTCATGCTGTGGCGGCTGCACTGGCGCAAGCTCCTCAGCAAG GCCGAGCGTCGGGTGTTAGAAGAGGAGCTGACGGTTCACCTCTCTGTCCCTGGGGATACCATCCTCATCAACAACCGCCCCGGCCCTCGAGAACCACCCCCTTACCAGGAGCCCCGGCCTCGTGGGAATCCGCCCCACTCTGCTCCCAGTGTCCCCAACGGCTCTG CGTTGCTGCTCTCCAATCCAGCCTACCGTCTCCTTCTGGCCACTTACGCCCGCCCCCCTCGAGGCCCGGGCCCCCCCACACCCGCCTGGGCCAAACCCACCAACACCCAGG CCTGCAGTGGGGACTATATGGAGCCTGAGAAGCCGGGTGCCCCgctcctgcccccacctccccagaaCAGCGTCCCCCATTATGCCGAGGCTGACATTGTCACCCTGCAGGGTGTCACTGGAGGCAATACCTATGCTGTGCCTGCACTGCCCCCAGGGGCAGCTGGGGATGGGCCCCCCAGAGTGGATTTCCCTCGGTCGAGGCTCCGCTTCAAGGAGAAGCTTGGCGAGGGCCAGTTTGGGGAG GTGCACCTGTGTGAGGTAGAGAACCCTCAAGATCTGGTCAGTCTTGATTTCCCCCTTAGTGTGTGCAAGGAACACCCTTTACTGGTAGCTGTCAAGATCCTGCGGCCAGATGCCACCAAGAATGCCAG GAATGATTTCCTGAAGGAGGTGAAGATCATGTCGAGGCTAAAGGACCCAAACATCATCCGGCTCCTGGGCGTGTGTGTGCAGGACGACCCCCTCTGCATGATAACTGATTACATGGAGAATGGCGACCTCAACCAGTTCCTCAGTGCCCACCAGCTAGAGGACAAGGCGATGGAGGAGGACAGAGATGGGGAGGCGGCCCAGGGGCCCACCATCAG CTACCCGATGCTGCTGCATGTGGCGGCCCAGATTGCCTCGGGCATGCGCTATCTGGCCACACTCAACTTTGTGCATCGGGACTTGGCCACAAGGAACTGCCTGGTTGGGGAAAATTTCACCATCAAAATCGCTGACTTTGGCATGAGCCGGAACCTCTACGCCGGGGACTATTACCGTGTGCAGGGCCGGGCGGTGCTGCCCATCCGGTGGATGGCCTGGGAGTGCATCCTCATG GGGAAGTTCACGACTGCCAGTGACGTGTGGGCCTTTGGGGTGACCCTGTGGGAGGTGCTGATGCTCTGCAGGGCCCAGCCCTTTGGGCAGCTCACCGATGAGCAAGTCATCGAGAACGCGGGGGAgttcttccgggaccagggccgGCAG GTGTACCTGTCCCGGCCCCCGGCCTGCCCGCTGGGCCTGTATGAGCTGATGCTTCGGTGTTGGAGCCGGGAGCCTGAGCAGCGACCACCCTTTTCCCAACTGCATCGGTTCCTGGCAGAAGATGCGCTCAACACAGTGTGA
- the GTF2H4 gene encoding general transcription factor IIH subunit 4 isoform X2 gives MESTPSRGGLNRVHLQCRNLQEFLGSLSPGVLDRLYGHPATCLAVFRELPSLAKNWVMRMLFLEQPLPQAAVALWVKKEFSKAQEESTGLLSGLRIWHTQLLPGGLQGLILNPIFRQNLRIALLGGGKAWSDDTSQLGPDKHARDVPSLDKYAEERWEVVLHFMVGSPSAAVSQDLAQLLSQAGLMKSAEPGEPPCITSAGFQFLLLDTPAQLWYFMLQYLQTAQLSFSTLGKDYSVEGMSDSLLNFLQHLREFGLVFQRKRKSRRYYPTRLAINLSSGVSGAGGTVHQPGFIVVETNYRLYAYTESELQIALIALFSEMLYRFPNMVVAQVTRESVQQAIASGITAQQIIHFLRTRAHPVMLKQTPVLPPTITDQIRLWELERDRLRFTEGVLYNQFLSQVDFELLLAHARELGVLVFENSAKRLMVVTPAGHGDVKRFWKRQKHNS, from the exons ATGGAGAGCACCCCTTCCAGGGGTGGACTGAATCGAGTACACCTACAATGCAGGAACCTGCAGGAATTCCTAGGGAGCCTGAGCCCTGGGGTATTGGACCGATTGTATGGGCACCCTGCCACCTGTCTGGCTGTCTTCAG GGAGCTCCCATCTTTGGCTAAGAACTGGGTGATGCGGATGCTCTTTCTGGAGCAGCCTTTGCCGCAAGCTGCTGTAGCCCTGTGGGTGAAGAAGGAATTCAGCAA AGCTCAGGAGGAAAGCACGGGGCTGCTAAGCGGCCTCCGTATCTGGCACACCCAGCTGCTCCCTGGTGGTCTCCAGGGCCTCATCCTCAACCCCATATTCCGCCAAAACCTCCGCATTGCCCTTCTGGGTGG GGGCAAGGCCTGGTCTGATGACACAAGTCAGCTGGGACCAGACAAGCACGCCCGGGATGTCCCCTCACTTGACAAGTATGCCGAGGAGCGATGGGAG GTGGTCCTGCACTTCATGGTGGGATCCCCCAGCGCAGCCGTCAGCCAGGACTTGGCTCAGCTCCTTAGCCAGGCTGGGCTCATGAAGAG TGCTGAACCTGGAGAGCCGCCCTGCATTACCTCTGCCGGCTTCCAGTTCCTGTTGCTGGACACCCCGGCCCAGCTCTGGTACTTTATGTTGCAGTATCTGCAGACAGCGCAG CTCAGCTTCTCTACTCTGGGCAAG GATTACTCTGTGGAAGGTATGAGTGATTCTCTGTTGAACTTCCTGCAACATCTGCGTGAGTTTGGGCTTGTTTTCCAGAGGAAG AGGAAATCTCGGCGTTACTACCCCACGCGACTGGCCATCAATCTCTCGTCAGGTGTTTCTGGGGCTGGGGGCACTGTGCATCAGCCAGGGTTCATTGTCGTGGAAACCAATTACCGGCTGTATGCCTACACGG AGTCGGAGCTGCAGATCGCCCTCATTGCCCTTTTCTCTGAGATGCTCTATCGCTTCCCCAACATGGTGGTGGCACAGGTGACCCGGGAGAGTGTGCAGCAGGCCATTGCTAGTGGCATCACAGCCCAACAG ATCATCCATTTCCTAAGGACAAGGGCCCACCCAGTGATGCTTAAACAG ACACCTGTGCTGCCCCCCACCATCACGGACCAGATTCGGCTGTGGGAGCTGGAAAGGGACAGACTCCGGTTCACCGAAG GCGTCCTGTATAACCAGTTCCTGTCGCAAGTGGACTTTGAGCTGCTGCTGGCCCACGCTCGGGAGCTGGGCGTCCTGGTGTTCGAGAACTCGGCCAAGCGGCTCATGGTGGTGACCCCGGCCGGGCACGGCGACGTCAAGCGCTTCTGGAAGCGGCAGAAGCACAACTCCTAA
- the GTF2H4 gene encoding general transcription factor IIH subunit 4 isoform X1: MESTPSRGGLNRVHLQCRNLQEFLGSLSPGVLDRLYGHPATCLAVFRELPSLAKNWVMRMLFLEQPLPQAAVALWVKKEFSKAQEESTGLLSGLRIWHTQLLPGGLQGLILNPIFRQNLRIALLGGGKAWSDDTSQLGPDKHARDVPSLDKYAEERWEVVLHFMVGSPSAAVSQDLAQLLSQAGLMKSAEPGEPPCITSAGFQFLLLDTPAQLWYFMLQYLQTAQSRGMDLVEILSFLFQLSFSTLGKDYSVEGMSDSLLNFLQHLREFGLVFQRKRKSRRYYPTRLAINLSSGVSGAGGTVHQPGFIVVETNYRLYAYTESELQIALIALFSEMLYRFPNMVVAQVTRESVQQAIASGITAQQIIHFLRTRAHPVMLKQTPVLPPTITDQIRLWELERDRLRFTEGVLYNQFLSQVDFELLLAHARELGVLVFENSAKRLMVVTPAGHGDVKRFWKRQKHNS; this comes from the exons ATGGAGAGCACCCCTTCCAGGGGTGGACTGAATCGAGTACACCTACAATGCAGGAACCTGCAGGAATTCCTAGGGAGCCTGAGCCCTGGGGTATTGGACCGATTGTATGGGCACCCTGCCACCTGTCTGGCTGTCTTCAG GGAGCTCCCATCTTTGGCTAAGAACTGGGTGATGCGGATGCTCTTTCTGGAGCAGCCTTTGCCGCAAGCTGCTGTAGCCCTGTGGGTGAAGAAGGAATTCAGCAA AGCTCAGGAGGAAAGCACGGGGCTGCTAAGCGGCCTCCGTATCTGGCACACCCAGCTGCTCCCTGGTGGTCTCCAGGGCCTCATCCTCAACCCCATATTCCGCCAAAACCTCCGCATTGCCCTTCTGGGTGG GGGCAAGGCCTGGTCTGATGACACAAGTCAGCTGGGACCAGACAAGCACGCCCGGGATGTCCCCTCACTTGACAAGTATGCCGAGGAGCGATGGGAG GTGGTCCTGCACTTCATGGTGGGATCCCCCAGCGCAGCCGTCAGCCAGGACTTGGCTCAGCTCCTTAGCCAGGCTGGGCTCATGAAGAG TGCTGAACCTGGAGAGCCGCCCTGCATTACCTCTGCCGGCTTCCAGTTCCTGTTGCTGGACACCCCGGCCCAGCTCTGGTACTTTATGTTGCAGTATCTGCAGACAGCGCAG AGTCGGGGCATGGACCTAGTGGagattctctcctttctcttccagCTCAGCTTCTCTACTCTGGGCAAG GATTACTCTGTGGAAGGTATGAGTGATTCTCTGTTGAACTTCCTGCAACATCTGCGTGAGTTTGGGCTTGTTTTCCAGAGGAAG AGGAAATCTCGGCGTTACTACCCCACGCGACTGGCCATCAATCTCTCGTCAGGTGTTTCTGGGGCTGGGGGCACTGTGCATCAGCCAGGGTTCATTGTCGTGGAAACCAATTACCGGCTGTATGCCTACACGG AGTCGGAGCTGCAGATCGCCCTCATTGCCCTTTTCTCTGAGATGCTCTATCGCTTCCCCAACATGGTGGTGGCACAGGTGACCCGGGAGAGTGTGCAGCAGGCCATTGCTAGTGGCATCACAGCCCAACAG ATCATCCATTTCCTAAGGACAAGGGCCCACCCAGTGATGCTTAAACAG ACACCTGTGCTGCCCCCCACCATCACGGACCAGATTCGGCTGTGGGAGCTGGAAAGGGACAGACTCCGGTTCACCGAAG GCGTCCTGTATAACCAGTTCCTGTCGCAAGTGGACTTTGAGCTGCTGCTGGCCCACGCTCGGGAGCTGGGCGTCCTGGTGTTCGAGAACTCGGCCAAGCGGCTCATGGTGGTGACCCCGGCCGGGCACGGCGACGTCAAGCGCTTCTGGAAGCGGCAGAAGCACAACTCCTAA